In Streptomyces qaidamensis, one DNA window encodes the following:
- a CDS encoding 2'-5' RNA ligase family protein: MGTVTIGVSIAVPEPHGSELQQLRAGFGDAAAHGIPTHVTLLPPTEIDEASLPAVEAHLAEVAAAGRAFPMRLSGTGTFRPLSPVVFVQVVAGAEACTLLQQQVRDPAGPVNRELQFPYHPHVTVAHGIDDAAMDRAFEELAGYEAEWPCTGFALYEQGADGVWRKLREFPFGGSVVPPQAGRVERGSVPIR; this comes from the coding sequence GTGGGGACCGTAACGATCGGTGTCTCGATCGCGGTCCCGGAGCCTCACGGCAGCGAGCTCCAGCAGCTGCGCGCGGGCTTCGGCGACGCCGCCGCTCACGGCATCCCCACACACGTCACCCTGCTGCCGCCGACAGAGATCGACGAGGCCTCCCTGCCGGCCGTCGAGGCGCATCTGGCCGAGGTCGCCGCCGCCGGCCGCGCCTTCCCCATGCGGCTGTCCGGCACCGGCACCTTCCGGCCCCTGTCGCCGGTGGTCTTCGTCCAGGTCGTCGCGGGCGCGGAGGCCTGCACGCTGCTCCAGCAGCAGGTCCGCGACCCCGCCGGGCCGGTCAACCGCGAACTGCAGTTCCCCTACCACCCGCACGTCACCGTGGCGCACGGCATCGACGACGCGGCCATGGACCGCGCCTTCGAGGAACTCGCCGGCTACGAGGCCGAGTGGCCCTGCACCGGCTTCGCCCTCTACGAACAGGGCGCCGACGGCGTCTGGCGCAAGCTCCGCGAGTTCCCCTTCGGCGGCTCGGTGGTCCCCCCGCAGGCCGGGCGGGTGGAGCGCGGCTCCGTCCCCATCCGCTGA